Proteins from one Prinia subflava isolate CZ2003 ecotype Zambia chromosome 4, Cam_Psub_1.2, whole genome shotgun sequence genomic window:
- the TST gene encoding thiosulfate sulfurtransferase gives MARQGLSRALVSASWLAEALRAGRVGAGLRVLDASWYPPKERNARQEFKERHIPGASFFDIEECRDKSSPYDFMLPSESHFADYVGGLGVSNDTHVVVYDGDEVGTFYAPRAWWMFRAFGHKEVSVLNGGFKNWVKEGHPVTAEVTQPTPAVFKARLNRALVKTFEEMVQNVSSLNFQVVDSRPEGRFRGTELDQGLKSGHIPGAVNIPFHSFLSETGHEKSIEEIQEIFREKKVDLSKPLTATCRKGVTACQIALAAFLCGKHDVAVYDGSWSEWFHRAPPHYKVSEMKRSKA, from the exons ATGGCGCGGCAAGGCCTCAGCCGGGCGCTGGTCTCGGCCTCCTGGCTGGCGGAGGCGCTGCGGGCCGGGCGGGTGGGCGCCGGCCTGCGGGTGCTGGACGCCTCCTGGTACCCCCCCAAGGAGCGAAACGCCCGGCAGGAATTCAAGGAGAGGCACATCCCCGGGGCGTCGTTCTTCGACATCGAGGAATGCCGGGACAAGTCCTCCCCCTACGACTTCATGCTGCCCAGCGAGTCCCACTTCGCCGACTACGTTGGGGGGCTGGGAGTCAGCAATGACACCCACGTGGTGGTGTACGACGGGGACGAGGTGGGCACCTTCTACGCTCCCCGTGCCTGGTGGATGTTCCGGGCCTTTGGGCACAAGGAGGTCTCTGTGCTGAATGGTGGCTTCAAGAACTGGGTAAAGGAGGGACACCCCGTCACGGCAGAGGTCACCCAGCCCACCCCGGCTGTCTTTaaggccaggctgaacagaGCCCTGGTGAAGACTTTTGAGGAGATGGTACAGAACGTGTCATCCCTAAATTTCCAAGTGGTGGATTCCCGCCCCGAGGGCCGGTTTCGGGGAACAGAGCTGGACCAAG GGTTGAAATCTGGCCACATCCCTGGTGCTGTGAACATACCCTTCCACTCATTCCTATCAGAAACAGGGCATGAGAAGAGTATTGAGGAAATCCAGGAAATATTCCGTGAGAAGAAAGTGGATCTCTCAAAGCCGCTGACAGCCACCTGCCGCAAGGGCGTCACGGCGTGTCAGATTGCCTTGGCAGCCTTCCTGTGTGGCAAGCACGACGTGGCCGTCTACGATGGCTCCTGGTCCGAGTGGTTCCACCGAGCCCCACCACACTACAAGGTCTCCGAGATGAAGCGCAGCAAGGCCTAG
- the MPST gene encoding 3-mercaptopyruvate sulfurtransferase — MSQQLLYRALVSAKWLSEAIKSQQAGLALRIVDASWYLPKMKRDPKREFEERHIPGAVFFDIDQCSDRTSPYDHMLPKANDFAEYVGKLGVGNDSHVVVYDGSDQGLFSAPRVWWMFRVFGHEAVSLLDGGLKNWQREGNALSSGKTQVAPSEFHASLDKSLVKTYEDVLDNLDSHRFQLVDARAAGRFRGVEPEPRDGIEPGHVPGSTSIPFTDFLTESGLEKTPEQIRALFQEKKVDLLKPVVATCGSGVTACHVALGAYLCGKPDVAVYDGAWVEWYMRAQPENIISEGKGKTV; from the exons ATGTCGCAACAACTCCTATACCGAGCTCTGGTGTCTGCAAAATGGCTTTCAGAAGCCATCAAGTCCCAGCAAGCTGGCCTGGCCTTGAGAATCGTGGATGCATCCTGGTATTTGCCAAAGATGAAGCGTGATCCGAAGCGAGAGTTTGAGGAGCGTCACATCCCTGGTGCAGTTTTCTTCGACATTGACCAGTGCAGTGATCGAACCTCACCTTACGATCACATGCTGCCCAAGGCTAATGACTTTGCTGAGTATGTGGGGAAGCTGGGTGTGGGGAATGATTCCCATGTTGTGGTGTATGATGGCAGCGACCAAGGTCTCTTCTCAGCACCCCGGGTATGGTGGATGTTCCGGGTCTTTGGACACGAAGCTGTCTCCCTTCTGGATGGTGGCCTGAAGAATTGGCAGCGAGAGGGGAATGCACTTAGCTCTGGGAAAACCCAGGTAGCTCCATCTGAGTTCCATGCCTCCTTGGATAAGTCCCTGGTGAAAACATATGAGGATGTCTTAGATAACTTGGATTCCCATCGCTTCCAACTAGTGGATGCCCGCGCTGCAGGACGGTTCCGGGGAGTGGAGCCAGAACCCCGAGATG GAATTGAGCCTGGTCATGTCCCTGGGTCAACAAGCATCCCCTTCACTGATTTCCTTACAGAGTCTGGCTTAGAGAAGACCCCTGAGCAGATCCGCGCTCTGTTCCAGGAGAAGAAGGTGGACCTCTTAAAGCCAGTGGTAGCCACGTGTGGCTCTGGGGTCACTGCCTGCCACGTGGCTCTGGGGGCCTACCTCTGTGGCAAGCCAGATGTCGCAGTGTACGACGGGGCCTGGGTGGAATGGTACATGCGCGCACAGCCTGAAAATATTATATctgagggaaaggggaaaacagTGTAA